A section of the Heterodontus francisci isolate sHetFra1 chromosome 7, sHetFra1.hap1, whole genome shotgun sequence genome encodes:
- the si:dkey-69o16.5 gene encoding alpha-aspartyl dipeptidase-like isoform X2 → MKRRALLVSNSTLYGGSYLEHCQEQIVEFFGNNVKRVLFVPYALHDRDAYTKKARQKFESLGYGLDSIHDAAIPVEAVQKAEGIFIGGGNTFRLLKALYDNNLVSEIHRRVFQDGIPYLGSSAGANVGTVSINTTNDMPIVYPPSFKAIGLVPFNINPHYLDADPNNEHMGETREKRIEQYHEEPDTLPVMGLREGSMLLVEGDKATLLGTTRARLFIRGKNATEHEPGTDFSFLLTKKPL, encoded by the exons ATGAAACGCAGGGCACTTCTGGTTTCAAACTCGACTTTGTATGGAGGCAGCTACCTAGAGCATTGCCAGGAGCAGATAGTGGAATTTTTTGGGAA TAATGTGAAGAGAGTTTTATTTGTCCCATATGCTTTGCATGATAGAGATGCATATACCAAGAAGGCACGGCAGAAATTTGAAAGTTTGG GTTATGGACTGGACAGTATTCATGATGCTGCAATTCCTGTGGAGGCAGTACAGAAAGCAGAAGGGATCTTCATCG GTGGTGGGAACACCTTTCGCCTCCTGAAAGCGCTGTATGACAACAATCTGGTTTCAGAGATACACAGGAGAGTCTTTCAG GATGGCATTCCTTACCTTGGGTCAAGTGCTGGAGCAAACGTAGGCACTGTCAGCATAAACACTACCAATGACATGCCAATCGTCTATCCACCTTCATTCAAAGCCATTGGTTTGGTGCCATTCAACATTAACCCTCACTATCTGGATGCAGATCCCAACAATGAACACATGGGG GAGACACGGGAAAAACGCATTGAACAATACCacgaggaacccgatacactgccaGTCATG GGTTTGCGCGAAGGCTCCATGTTACTGGTCGAAGGTGATAAGGCCACACTGCTGGGAACCACTCGTGCTCGTTTGTTCATTCG AGGGAAAAATGCAACCGAGCATGAACCTGGAACAGACTTCAGCTTCCTTCTGACAAAAAAACCCTTATGA
- the si:dkey-69o16.5 gene encoding alpha-aspartyl dipeptidase-like isoform X3, translated as MKRRALLVSNSTLYGGSYLEHCQEQIVEFFGNNVKRVLFVPYALHDRDAYTKKARQKFESLGYGLDSIHDAAIPVEAVQKAEGIFIGGGNTFRLLKALYDNNLVSEIHRRVFQDGIPYLGSSAGANVGTVSINTTNDMPIVYPPSFKAIGLVPFNINPHYLDADPNNEHMGETREKRIEQYHEEPDTLPVMGLREGSMLLVEGDKATLLGTTRARLFIRAMGSFTLTERAVRSV; from the exons ATGAAACGCAGGGCACTTCTGGTTTCAAACTCGACTTTGTATGGAGGCAGCTACCTAGAGCATTGCCAGGAGCAGATAGTGGAATTTTTTGGGAA TAATGTGAAGAGAGTTTTATTTGTCCCATATGCTTTGCATGATAGAGATGCATATACCAAGAAGGCACGGCAGAAATTTGAAAGTTTGG GTTATGGACTGGACAGTATTCATGATGCTGCAATTCCTGTGGAGGCAGTACAGAAAGCAGAAGGGATCTTCATCG GTGGTGGGAACACCTTTCGCCTCCTGAAAGCGCTGTATGACAACAATCTGGTTTCAGAGATACACAGGAGAGTCTTTCAG GATGGCATTCCTTACCTTGGGTCAAGTGCTGGAGCAAACGTAGGCACTGTCAGCATAAACACTACCAATGACATGCCAATCGTCTATCCACCTTCATTCAAAGCCATTGGTTTGGTGCCATTCAACATTAACCCTCACTATCTGGATGCAGATCCCAACAATGAACACATGGGG GAGACACGGGAAAAACGCATTGAACAATACCacgaggaacccgatacactgccaGTCATG GGTTTGCGCGAAGGCTCCATGTTACTGGTCGAAGGTGATAAGGCCACACTGCTGGGAACCACTCGTGCTCGTTTGTTCATTCG tgccatgggatcttttacactcacTGAGAGGGCAGTCAGATCAGTTTAA
- the si:dkey-69o16.5 gene encoding alpha-aspartyl dipeptidase-like isoform X4, protein MKRRALLVSNSTLYGGSYLEHCQEQIVEFFGNNVKRVLFVPYALHDRDAYTKKARQKFESLGYGLDSIHDAAIPVEAVQKAEGIFIGGGNTFRLLKALYDNNLVSEIHRRVFQDGIPYLGSSAGANVGTVSINTTNDMPIVYPPSFKAIGLVPFNINPHYLDADPNNEHMGETREKRIEQYHEEPDTLPVMGLREGSMLLVEGDKATLLGTTRARLFIRDVG, encoded by the exons ATGAAACGCAGGGCACTTCTGGTTTCAAACTCGACTTTGTATGGAGGCAGCTACCTAGAGCATTGCCAGGAGCAGATAGTGGAATTTTTTGGGAA TAATGTGAAGAGAGTTTTATTTGTCCCATATGCTTTGCATGATAGAGATGCATATACCAAGAAGGCACGGCAGAAATTTGAAAGTTTGG GTTATGGACTGGACAGTATTCATGATGCTGCAATTCCTGTGGAGGCAGTACAGAAAGCAGAAGGGATCTTCATCG GTGGTGGGAACACCTTTCGCCTCCTGAAAGCGCTGTATGACAACAATCTGGTTTCAGAGATACACAGGAGAGTCTTTCAG GATGGCATTCCTTACCTTGGGTCAAGTGCTGGAGCAAACGTAGGCACTGTCAGCATAAACACTACCAATGACATGCCAATCGTCTATCCACCTTCATTCAAAGCCATTGGTTTGGTGCCATTCAACATTAACCCTCACTATCTGGATGCAGATCCCAACAATGAACACATGGGG GAGACACGGGAAAAACGCATTGAACAATACCacgaggaacccgatacactgccaGTCATG GGTTTGCGCGAAGGCTCCATGTTACTGGTCGAAGGTGATAAGGCCACACTGCTGGGAACCACTCGTGCTCGTTTGTTCATTCG tgatgttggttga